In Pirellulales bacterium, the genomic stretch GCCACTTGGCTTTGCAGCAGCGATTGTATCCTTACTATTGGCGATTCACACTTCCGCGACCGCCGAAGAGCCGGTCGTAACAAGCCACTCCCCGCCTTACTCCAGCTTCGGAAAAATTGAGCGCCACGATCCGCGGTTCGATATGCTGATTCCCCTCGATGCCAAGCTCGAAAAATTGGCCGAGGGATTCGACTGGTCGGAAGGGCCGGTGTGGATGAAGCAGGGTGGATTCCTGCTGTTCTCTGATATTCCACGAAATCGTGTGATGAAGTGGAAAGAAGGCGAAGGGGTTTCGCTGTTCATGAAACCGGCTGGGTACACCGGCGTAGTCGATTATCTACCAGAACCAGGAAGCAATGGACTTTCGATGGATCCAGAAGGCCGGCTCGTGCTGTGCGAGCACGGCGACCGCCGCCTGGCGGTGCTCACCAAAGATGGCGGCAAAATGACGATCGTCGACCGCTATGAAGGTAAACGATTGAACAGCCCAAACGATGCTTGCTTCAAATCCAACGGCGACCTGTACTTCACCGATCCACCCTACGGCTTGCCAAAAGGTTGGAACGACCCACGACGCGAATTGGACTTTTGCGGCGTCTATCGGGTTTCGAAAGACGGAAAGGTGACGCTGTTGACAACAGAACTCACCCGGCCTAATGGCATCGCGTTCTCGAACGATGAACAAAAACTGTACGTGGCGCAAAGCGATCCCGACAACGCCATCTGGGTAGCTTACGAAGTGAAGGCGGATGGCACGCTAGGTGCGGGCAAAGTATTTTTCAATGCGACGCCGTGGGTCAGAGAAGGGCGAAAAGGCTTGCCGGACGGACTCAAGGTTGACAAAGACGGCAATCTTTTCGCCGCCGGACCGGGAGGCGTACATATCTTTGCTCCCGACGGCACGCTGTTGGGCAGCATCGACACCGGCCAGCCCACTGGCAATTGCGCCTGGGGAGACGATGGGTCGACCCTCTATGTTCTGGCCGATATGTACGTGGGTAGAATCAAGACTTTGACAAAGGGAGCAGGGTGGTGAGCTTGCAGTAGATTCCCGCAAGCTAGTACCGCCATTCAAACCCGGTGCTGATTCCGTTGACAAACAGATTGGACTTGTGCAGCGTAAACAGCGGGCCAGGTTGTCCGATCAGCGGCTGGCCGCCCGATTGCGTCGGATTCACGTTCAGATCGACTTGGTCCGCGGCCCTGACGATGTGGCTCCAGTAGATCAAGTCATAACCAAACGTCCACCGCAAGCTTGGTGTTAGGAAATACGCGACCTTCAACTGGAGCTGAGGAATCGCGGTGAATGCGCTGTGATTGTATTTGCCGATATTCGTGGGCAAAGCCAACAGTCCTCCTTGAAAATGGCGCGGCGATTCGTCCGGCTGCGTAATTTGTGTGCTGCCATTGACGGCAATCTGTTGGGTCGTGCCGCCGATCGCCAGCCAGCCGATCACCGACAAATCCCAACGTCCAATTCGCCGTTCGATCATTCCACCGAAGTTGCCGCCAAAAAAGTTGCTCGAAGCTCCAAAAAAGTCGGACACATCAATCATTGTGCCGACAGGAACCGGCCCCAGTGGATCGCTGGAGGTCGTCGAACTGCTGACGTTCAAGCGTTCGTAAAATCCCAAATATCGGAAGCCGTACAGAAAATCGATGCGCGCCGAACGGTCGCAAGTATCGTAGCACGACAGTAAATAGCTCGCATGAATCCCAGCTCCCATGAACTGGCTGGTGGCGCTTGCGTGAATAGTGCCTTCGAATTCATTCGGATATGCAATCAAGTTGGCATCCTGCTCGCCGGTGTTCAGATTGAAAAACGGACGCGCCAGGATTGGGTTGCCGCTGGAAGTCTGGTCGAACGACGCGGTTTGGCTGCCAAAACCAAACCATTCACCCTCTAGGCGAGCAATGGGGCTTAGGCACATCCCAAATACAAACCTGGCCCCAGAACTGGCGTCGTTGTTGACGATTTCGTTGCCGAAAAGCACGGAGGTCGATGGCTCGCCTAACACGCCTGCGTCACCTCGTGGTGTCGCGGACGGGCTTGTAGTCACCAGCGGCGGCAGGTGGTCCCCTGTAATCCACCAGGCCAAATACTCGCCGCGGACATAGAATTGACAGTAGCCGGGACAGCAATTGCTAGGAAGCAGTCCTGCGCCATAAGAATGCGCGTAGACCTCGCTAAAGGCCGGACCGGCGGCAGAACTTGTGCCTGGCGGTTCAAGATGGATCGGACCTGTGGGCATTGCGGCACGTGCGAACGGATCGGGTGACGCTTGGGAAATTGGCGCCGAATCGGATTGCATTTGGCCATCGTCAGTGCCAGTCGTTGCAAGTGGATCGGCTGATTCTGGGCGTTGCGCGGCCGAAAGCGGTTTCCAGGGAAGTGTCAGCAACCCCAAGACCGCCAGCGCGGCACCTGTTTTTAA encodes the following:
- a CDS encoding SMP-30/gluconolactonase/LRE family protein, with protein sequence MYLPLGFAAAIVSLLLAIHTSATAEEPVVTSHSPPYSSFGKIERHDPRFDMLIPLDAKLEKLAEGFDWSEGPVWMKQGGFLLFSDIPRNRVMKWKEGEGVSLFMKPAGYTGVVDYLPEPGSNGLSMDPEGRLVLCEHGDRRLAVLTKDGGKMTIVDRYEGKRLNSPNDACFKSNGDLYFTDPPYGLPKGWNDPRRELDFCGVYRVSKDGKVTLLTTELTRPNGIAFSNDEQKLYVAQSDPDNAIWVAYEVKADGTLGAGKVFFNATPWVREGRKGLPDGLKVDKDGNLFAAGPGGVHIFAPDGTLLGSIDTGQPTGNCAWGDDGSTLYVLADMYVGRIKTLTKGAGW
- a CDS encoding BBP7 family outer membrane beta-barrel protein produces the protein MIQRLLKTGAALAVLGLLTLPWKPLSAAQRPESADPLATTGTDDGQMQSDSAPISQASPDPFARAAMPTGPIHLEPPGTSSAAGPAFSEVYAHSYGAGLLPSNCCPGYCQFYVRGEYLAWWITGDHLPPLVTTSPSATPRGDAGVLGEPSTSVLFGNEIVNNDASSGARFVFGMCLSPIARLEGEWFGFGSQTASFDQTSSGNPILARPFFNLNTGEQDANLIAYPNEFEGTIHASATSQFMGAGIHASYLLSCYDTCDRSARIDFLYGFRYLGFYERLNVSSSTTSSDPLGPVPVGTMIDVSDFFGASSNFFGGNFGGMIERRIGRWDLSVIGWLAIGGTTQQIAVNGSTQITQPDESPRHFQGGLLALPTNIGKYNHSAFTAIPQLQLKVAYFLTPSLRWTFGYDLIYWSHIVRAADQVDLNVNPTQSGGQPLIGQPGPLFTLHKSNLFVNGISTGFEWRY